The window CCCGCGAAGAACTCGTCGGCCATGCTGGTTTCGACGAACCCGGGGCAGACGGCGTTCGCGCGGACGCCGGCGGGGCCGAGTTCGGCGGCGATGGCGCGCGTGAAGTTCAGGACGGCGCCCTTGGTGAGGGAGTAGGTGGCGATGCGGGGGGAACCGACGACGCCGGCGAGAGAAGAGATGTTGACGATGCGTCCCTCGCCGGCCCGTTTCATGTGGGGGATTGCAGCGTGACAGCCGTTCCAGACGCCGTCGACGTTGACGGAGATGAGGCGGTCGCGGTCGGCGACGGAGACGTCTTCGACGAGCGCGGGTTCGTGGCCGACGCCGGCGTTGTTCACGAGCACGTCGAGGCCGCTGTACTCTTCGACGGTGGCGTCGATGGTGGCTTCGACGGCGTCGTGGTCGGTCACGTCGAGTTCGGTGAACGTCGCGCGTCCGCCGTCGTCCTCGACGATGTCGACGGTTTCCTGTCCGCCGTCGGGGTCGATGTCGGTGACGACGACGTGGTAGCCGTCGTCCGCGAGTTGTCGAGCGATTGCGCGGCCGATTCCGGCGCCGGCGCCGGTGACGAGAGCAGTCTCTGCCATACCCGGCGTGCGTGGCGGAACCCTAAAACGGTACGCCCCCGCGACGACGTGGCCGATTACTGAACTGTTTTCACGGCGGTCGTCCAAGGGCCGGTGATGGCAGTCAGTGACCTCGACCTCGACTTCGTGTCCTTCGGCGGAACCGGCCTCAAATCGAGCGAACTCCAGTTCGGGACGTGGCGGTTCGGCAAGCAGACCGAGGAGGGGAACGTCGAAATCGGCGAGGAGCGCGCGAAGGAACTCCTCACCGCGTACGCGGACGCCGGCGGCCGATACATCGACACCGCGGACGTGTACGGCGGCGGCGCGAGCGAGGAGTGGATCGGCGACTGGCTCAGCGACCGCGACCGGGAGCGATACACCATCGCCTCCAAGATCTACTGGCAGATCCGGGAGAACGACCCGAACAGTCGAGGGACGAACCGGAAGAACGTCCGCGACCGCATCGACGCGCTCCTCGAACGGCTCGGCACGGACTACGTGGACGTGCTCTACATCCACCGCTGGGACGACCAGACGCCGACGCGGGAGATGATGAAGACGCTGAACCGACTCGTCGAGGACGGGAAAGTCCACTACCTCGGCGCGTCCACGCTGCGGCCGAACGCGTGGAAGGTCGCGAAGGCGAACGAACTCGCGCGCGCCGAGGGCTGGGAGCCGTTCTCGGTGCTCCAGCCGCGGTACAACCTCGTCGACCGCGAAATCGAGGGAGACTACCTGGAGTTCGCGCGGAGCGAAGACCTCGCGGTGTGTCCGTGGAGCCCGCTCGGCCAGGGCTTCCTCACGGGGAAGTACACGCGCGAGGACGGCCTGACCGGCGAGTCGCGCGCGGCGGAGTCCAGTCGGTTCGAGGACGCCTACCTCACCGAGGAGAACTTCGACGTGCACGACGAACTCGAAGCGGTCGCCGAGGAGGTCGACGCGACGCCCGCGCAGACCGCGCTCGCGTGGCTCAGCCACCGCGACGGCGTCACCGCGCCAATCGTCGGCGCGCGCACCGTCGACCAGCTGGAGGAGAACCTCGGTGCGGCCGCCATCGACCTCAGCGACGACCAGGTCGACCGACTGACCGAAGCGAAGGGCGGCCCGTACAGCGGCCTCTAGTAGGTCTCTCCCGCTTCTATCGGCCCGCTGAACGTATTGTAGAGCACGACGAAGTACCCGAGCACGAGCGGCAGGAAGACCGCCATCATCAGCGTGACGAGGTTCAGTGGGAGCGTGGAGACGACGGTCTCGGAGACCGTGAGCCCGCTCGCTCGATCGATAACCGGGTACATCACGACCGCGACGAGCGCGACGAGACCGAACACCAGCCCGGCGACGGCCGCGAACGCCGCGAGGTAGGTCTCGCGGCGGATCGAGACGACGTAGGCCGCGCCGAGCACGACCGAGAGGGCGAGCAGTCCGAGAACCGGGAGCGACGTGAGCGCCGTCCGGAGACCGGGTTCCGTGACGTACATCGCGGCGACGAGCGCGACGGCGAGCGCGAGGTACGCGGCGAGCGCGGGCGGGCCGTACCGGGTGGCGTCGTCGGTATCGGCGGGGAGTTTCAGTCCGAGGAAGGCGACGGCGTCGACGACGCAGAGCGCGAGCACCGCGAGCCCGCCGACGACGCCGGGGAGCGTGACGATAGCGGGCGCGCCGACGAGCCAGTTCACGACGAACACGCCGAGCAGGAACGGCGTGACTGTGCTTCCGACGACGAAGGACGCGCTCCAGAACCGCCGCCACTGGTCGTCCTCGCGCTGTTCGTACAGCTCGGGCGCGAGGCCGCGGAGGCCGAGGCCGGCGAGGATGGCGAACATCAGGAGGTAGTACCGGCTGAACAGGGCGGCGTACACCTCGGGGAAGACGGCGAACAGCAGGCCGCCGAAGACGACGAGCCACACCTCGTTACCGTCCCAGAACGGCCCGATTGCGGAGAGGTACTGCTCTCGGTCGTGGTCGTCCGCGAGCGCGAACAGGACGCCGACGCCGAAGTCGAACCCGTCCAGCAGGAGGAACGTCCCGAGAACCAAGAACACGGCCGCGAACCAGATGTCGGGCAGCGGCAGGCCGAGCAGGGGGCCGGCGGAGAGACTACTCATCGGCCGCCACCTCCGCGTTCGCGCCGCCTGCGGTGTTTCGGAGGTCGTCGCCGGTCGGCGGCCCCTGCGTGATGATGCGGCGGACGACGTAGACGTAGAGCGTGAGGAGGAGGGCGTACCCGCCCGCGAACCCGAGGAGCGTGAACAACGCTTCGGTGCCCGTGAGCGACTGGGAGACGCCCGCGGCGGTCTTGAGGACGCCGTAAATCAGCCAGGGTTGACGCCCGACTTCGGTGACGATCCAGCCGACCTCGACGGCGACGAACCCGAGCAGCGACGTCCCCATCAGCGCCTTGTGGAGGAGGTCGTCCTCCATCAGCTCGCCGCGCCGCCACCGAACCCCGCCCCAGAACCCGAGGAGGATGAACCAGAAGCCGAGCGCGACCATGATGCGGAACGCCCAGAAGACGATTGCGACGGGCGGGTTTTCGGCGGGAATGGCTTCGAGGCCGGTGATGACGGCGCTCGCGTTCCCCCCGCTCGCGAGCCAGGACGCCATCCCCGGGATTGCGATGCCGACGAGGTCTTTCGGTCCGGGTTCGAAGATGGCGTCGACGCTCGTCGGGAACGCGACGATGTACTCGGGGACGTACGCTTCGGTGTGCCAGACGGCTTCCATCGCGGC is drawn from Salarchaeum sp. JOR-1 and contains these coding sequences:
- a CDS encoding cytochrome d ubiquinol oxidase subunit II, with the translated sequence MSSLSAGPLLGLPLPDIWFAAVFLVLGTFLLLDGFDFGVGVLFALADDHDREQYLSAIGPFWDGNEVWLVVFGGLLFAVFPEVYAALFSRYYLLMFAILAGLGLRGLAPELYEQREDDQWRRFWSASFVVGSTVTPFLLGVFVVNWLVGAPAIVTLPGVVGGLAVLALCVVDAVAFLGLKLPADTDDATRYGPPALAAYLALAVALVAAMYVTEPGLRTALTSLPVLGLLALSVVLGAAYVVSIRRETYLAAFAAVAGLVFGLVALVAVVMYPVIDRASGLTVSETVVSTLPLNLVTLMMAVFLPLVLGYFVVLYNTFSGPIEAGETY
- a CDS encoding SDR family NAD(P)-dependent oxidoreductase, which codes for MAETALVTGAGAGIGRAIARQLADDGYHVVVTDIDPDGGQETVDIVEDDGGRATFTELDVTDHDAVEATIDATVEEYSGLDVLVNNAGVGHEPALVEDVSVADRDRLISVNVDGVWNGCHAAIPHMKRAGEGRIVNISSLAGVVGSPRIATYSLTKGAVLNFTRAIAAELGPAGVRANAVCPGFVETSMADEFFAGSDDPEKARERMERQYPLRRLGHPDEVADAVSFLASENSSYITGHGLLVDGGFNAT
- a CDS encoding aldo/keto reductase, whose amino-acid sequence is MAVSDLDLDFVSFGGTGLKSSELQFGTWRFGKQTEEGNVEIGEERAKELLTAYADAGGRYIDTADVYGGGASEEWIGDWLSDRDRERYTIASKIYWQIRENDPNSRGTNRKNVRDRIDALLERLGTDYVDVLYIHRWDDQTPTREMMKTLNRLVEDGKVHYLGASTLRPNAWKVAKANELARAEGWEPFSVLQPRYNLVDREIEGDYLEFARSEDLAVCPWSPLGQGFLTGKYTREDGLTGESRAAESSRFEDAYLTEENFDVHDELEAVAEEVDATPAQTALAWLSHRDGVTAPIVGARTVDQLEENLGAAAIDLSDDQVDRLTEAKGGPYSGL